The alpha proteobacterium U9-1i genome includes a region encoding these proteins:
- a CDS encoding mobile element protein: MFGFIAKHRGIWPVSWMCDALGVSRSGFFAWLTRAPSARAKSDETIAVSVRQSFLQSDRTYGARRVWRDVLEEGVKCGLHRIERLMCIHALKARPRRRRLPPDTGERISGAIAPNILDRRFQAAAPNQKWAADFTYIWTAEGWLYAELDFMERRAAR, from the coding sequence ATGTTTGGTTTCATAGCGAAGCACCGAGGGATTTGGCCGGTGAGTTGGATGTGCGACGCGCTCGGTGTGTCGCGAAGCGGCTTCTTCGCCTGGCTGACGCGCGCACCCAGCGCCCGCGCCAAGAGCGACGAGACGATCGCCGTTAGCGTCCGTCAAAGTTTTCTCCAAAGCGATCGCACCTATGGCGCGCGCCGAGTTTGGCGTGATGTTCTCGAAGAAGGCGTAAAGTGCGGTCTGCACCGCATCGAGCGTTTGATGTGTATTCACGCCTTGAAAGCCCGCCCGCGCCGCCGACGGCTTCCGCCTGACACGGGAGAGCGGATCTCAGGCGCCATCGCGCCAAACATTCTCGATCGCCGCTTCCAGGCGGCCGCACCCAATCAAAAATGGGCGGCGGACTTCACTTACATTTGGACGGCGGAAGGTTGGCTCTACGCGGAACTGGATTTTATGGAGCGTAGGGCGGCTCGTTAG